One window of Sphingobacteriales bacterium genomic DNA carries:
- a CDS encoding acetyl-CoA hydrolase/transferase family protein, with the protein MKSINFVSPDFALSHLGSGDSVFIHSVAAAPQFLINAMMQRAGEVRNVRILQLHTEGPAPYAEPEYEGIFKVCAFFVGANIRKAVQEGRADYFPLFLSEVPAVIRRKLTPVDVALISVSPPDNHGYVSLGCSVDATLAAVQQARIVIAQVNRFMPRSLGDAPIHINDIDFFVESDIPLPENTMAKPNAADLKIGEYIATLVENGATLQMGIGSIPNAALANLTNHNGLGVHTEMFSDGLLPLIELGVITNEFKQIYRHQIVSSFVMGTKKVYDFIHDNPKILMLDAAFVNDTAIIRQNPKVTAINSAIEIDLTGQVCADSIGTNIFSGVGGQMDFIRGASYSAGGKPIIALNSCTGKGESKIVPVLKTGAGVVTTRANVHFVVTEFGIANLYGKTLKERAVELIRIAHPDHREELERAAYLRWKGNF; encoded by the coding sequence ATGAAGTCCATTAATTTTGTTTCACCCGATTTTGCATTGAGTCATCTTGGTTCGGGGGATAGTGTTTTTATTCATTCAGTCGCTGCAGCACCTCAGTTTTTGATTAACGCCATGATGCAAAGAGCAGGTGAAGTTCGAAATGTTCGCATTTTACAACTCCATACTGAAGGGCCTGCCCCTTATGCAGAACCCGAATATGAAGGAATTTTTAAAGTATGTGCTTTTTTTGTCGGTGCAAACATACGTAAGGCAGTTCAGGAAGGTCGCGCAGATTATTTTCCATTGTTTTTAAGCGAAGTACCTGCTGTTATAAGAAGGAAACTGACTCCCGTAGATGTTGCTTTAATTTCAGTTTCTCCTCCGGATAATCATGGTTACGTGTCTTTAGGTTGTTCGGTGGATGCAACTTTAGCAGCAGTTCAACAAGCAAGGATAGTAATTGCTCAGGTTAATCGGTTCATGCCACGATCTTTAGGCGATGCACCGATTCATATAAATGACATTGATTTTTTTGTGGAAAGCGATATCCCATTGCCTGAAAATACCATGGCAAAACCAAATGCGGCAGACCTTAAAATTGGTGAGTACATTGCCACATTGGTTGAAAACGGAGCTACTTTGCAAATGGGAATAGGGTCTATTCCAAATGCAGCGCTTGCCAACCTGACCAATCATAATGGGTTAGGTGTCCATACCGAAATGTTTTCTGATGGACTTCTTCCTTTGATAGAACTTGGAGTAATCACTAATGAATTTAAACAAATATACCGGCACCAAATCGTTTCGAGTTTTGTAATGGGAACTAAGAAAGTATATGATTTTATTCATGATAATCCCAAAATTTTGATGTTAGATGCGGCATTTGTGAATGATACTGCGATTATTCGCCAAAACCCTAAAGTAACTGCTATTAACAGTGCAATTGAAATTGATTTAACCGGACAGGTCTGCGCAGATTCTATAGGCACTAACATTTTTTCGGGTGTTGGGGGGCAGATGGATTTTATACGGGGTGCAAGCTATTCGGCAGGTGGCAAACCAATTATTGCACTCAATTCCTGTACCGGTAAAGGGGAATCTAAAATTGTTCCTGTCCTAAAAACTGGAGCAGGTGTAGTAACAACCCGTGCTAATGTTCATTTTGTAGTTACAGAATTTGGCATTGCCAATCTTTATGGTAAAACGCTTAAAGAAAGAGCTGTTGAGTTAATCAGAATTGCTCATCCCGATCATCGCGAAGAACTTGAACGTGCTGCATATTTGCGCTGGAAGGGAAATTTTTAA
- the miaA gene encoding tRNA (adenosine(37)-N6)-dimethylallyltransferase MiaA, translating to MKSSRNILLVIVGPTASGKTELAIRLAQLLKTSVISADSRQFYREMNIGTAKPTEHELQLVPHFFVNSHSVKDFYSVGAFERDVLDLLNQLFNKNRIVIMAGGSGLYIRAVCQGVDDFPVVKPEIRNELNHIYQTKGLEAIQKLLSQHDPVYFKSVDLNNPQRLLRALEVCLSSNQPYSSFKTGKKAIRNFDIIKIGLQIDREILYRRIDLRVEEMMNNHFLEEAQQLYPLRNLNALQTVGYQELFDFLDGKITLDAAVSLIKQNTRRYAKRQMTWFRKEPGLIWVSPDNLDHILEIAGISY from the coding sequence ATGAAGTCTTCCCGGAATATATTGCTCGTAATTGTCGGCCCGACTGCCTCGGGAAAAACTGAATTGGCTATACGATTAGCTCAATTACTTAAAACGTCAGTGATTTCAGCAGACAGTCGTCAGTTTTACAGGGAAATGAATATAGGAACTGCAAAGCCGACGGAACACGAGCTTCAACTTGTACCACATTTTTTTGTAAATTCTCATTCAGTCAAAGATTTTTACTCGGTTGGGGCGTTTGAACGAGACGTTCTTGACTTGCTCAACCAATTATTCAACAAAAATCGGATTGTCATTATGGCGGGTGGTTCTGGATTATACATTCGGGCTGTCTGTCAGGGTGTTGACGATTTTCCTGTTGTCAAACCAGAAATCAGAAATGAACTAAACCACATTTACCAAACTAAAGGGTTAGAGGCAATCCAAAAATTGTTGTCCCAACATGACCCTGTTTACTTTAAATCAGTTGACCTCAACAACCCTCAACGACTGTTGCGGGCTTTGGAAGTTTGTCTGAGCAGCAACCAACCTTATAGTTCTTTCAAAACCGGAAAAAAAGCAATTCGCAATTTTGATATTATAAAAATAGGGTTGCAGATTGACCGCGAAATCTTGTATCGGCGTATTGATCTCAGGGTGGAAGAAATGATGAACAACCATTTTTTGGAAGAAGCACAACAGCTTTACCCACTCCGAAATTTAAATGCGTTGCAAACCGTGGGTTATCAGGAACTTTTTGATTTTTTAGATGGAAAAATAACGCTTGATGCAGCTGTTTCCCTCATAAAACAAAACACACGACGTTATGCCAAACGACAAATGACCTGGTTTAGAAAAGAACCCGGATTGATTTGGGTGTCACCCGATAATTTAGATCATATTTTGGAGATTGCCGGCATTTCCTACTAA
- a CDS encoding MCE family protein, with protein MSIKLSNETKVGILTITAIIALVFGYNYLRGKNLFRQQIVYYAVYDRVDGLLPANPVLVNGLQIGIVDKIFLKENDRTKVVVRFSLKTPIDIPKNSTLQIVSSSLLGDKALELKMPQTQTAEELGKLVYATPGDTLEGIREIGITEMALKEIQPIKEKAEHLIQTLDSTLASINVLLNSERMDQIIQDVSQSISSVRTSLKSIEKTAVNVGEFSDTEFSKIAATLDNIEKLSKAIGDNSSKVNTIVANAEKITGNLSTLSENLVKTDISAIVQKANQTLAEVAEITTKIKNGEGSISMLINNPDLYNNLEQSSADLDRLLVDIRQNPKNYLGFSFITINKKDKTPATVKSSSGNQTPKEKF; from the coding sequence TTGAGCATCAAACTTTCGAATGAAACTAAAGTTGGCATTTTAACGATAACAGCCATAATAGCTTTGGTTTTTGGTTATAACTATTTGAGGGGTAAAAATTTATTCCGTCAACAAATTGTCTATTATGCCGTGTATGACAGGGTAGATGGATTATTGCCCGCAAACCCTGTTTTGGTGAACGGCTTACAAATAGGTATTGTAGATAAAATTTTTCTGAAAGAAAATGACCGCACTAAAGTTGTCGTTCGCTTTTCTTTAAAAACTCCAATTGATATTCCCAAAAACTCTACTTTGCAAATTGTAAGTTCCAGTTTGTTAGGAGATAAAGCATTGGAATTGAAAATGCCACAAACACAAACAGCTGAAGAACTTGGGAAATTGGTTTATGCAACCCCGGGGGATACTTTAGAAGGTATCCGGGAAATTGGAATCACAGAAATGGCCTTGAAAGAAATTCAACCCATCAAAGAAAAGGCGGAGCATCTAATACAAACTTTGGATTCTACTTTGGCTTCTATCAATGTACTGCTTAATTCTGAGCGGATGGATCAAATTATTCAGGATGTTTCTCAAAGTATAAGTTCTGTAAGGACATCATTAAAAAGCATAGAGAAAACCGCGGTAAATGTAGGCGAGTTTTCCGATACTGAATTTAGTAAAATTGCAGCAACTTTAGATAATATCGAAAAACTTAGCAAGGCGATAGGAGATAACTCTTCAAAGGTGAATACTATAGTAGCAAATGCCGAAAAGATTACCGGCAACCTAAGTACGTTATCTGAAAATCTGGTAAAAACAGATATTTCTGCTATTGTGCAGAAAGCAAATCAAACCCTTGCAGAAGTTGCTGAAATTACAACTAAAATTAAAAACGGAGAAGGAAGCATCTCTATGCTTATCAATAACCCTGATTTGTACAACAATCTGGAACAATCGAGTGCAGACTTAGACCGCTTGTTGGTTGATATTCGTCAAAATCCCAAAAACTATCTTGGGTTTTCTTTTATCACTATTAATAAGAAAGACAAGACTCCTGCAACCGTTAAATCTTCTTCGGGCAACCAAACTCCTAAGGAAAAGTTTTAG
- a CDS encoding N-acetylmuramoyl-L-alanine amidase — protein MTIKLLNVSKRIFINRFLIYFTFFTFCWLNPVLSQDEATKPRIVKTVVIDAGHGGKDSGCSGKKAKEKDIALSVALKVGEYIKENVPDVEVLYTREKDTFVELHERASFANRNSADLFISIHCNHSPASYVQGTETYVMGNDKSDANLEVARRENSVVALETNYKDKYDGFNLDDPLSDIIFSLYQNSYREQSLKFAQLIENQFKNRAMRHSRGPKQESFLVLYKTNMPSVLIEIGFLSNKAEEQFLDSDIGQVLIGSAIYRAFKEYKAHWDSRAQNGIKKNQ, from the coding sequence ATGACAATAAAGCTACTAAACGTTTCGAAGCGAATTTTTATTAATCGTTTTCTGATTTATTTTACTTTCTTTACTTTTTGTTGGCTAAACCCAGTTTTATCTCAAGACGAAGCAACAAAGCCACGAATTGTTAAAACTGTAGTGATAGATGCCGGTCATGGTGGCAAAGATAGCGGTTGTTCGGGTAAGAAGGCTAAAGAAAAAGATATTGCTTTGTCGGTTGCACTGAAAGTAGGGGAGTACATTAAAGAAAATGTTCCTGACGTTGAGGTATTATATACAAGAGAAAAGGACACATTTGTTGAGTTACACGAAAGAGCTTCGTTTGCTAACCGAAATTCTGCGGATTTGTTTATTTCCATACATTGCAATCATTCACCTGCTTCCTATGTACAAGGCACTGAAACTTATGTGATGGGTAATGATAAATCAGATGCCAATTTAGAAGTTGCCCGTCGTGAAAACTCAGTCGTAGCTTTAGAAACAAATTACAAAGATAAGTACGATGGATTTAATTTAGACGACCCTCTGTCAGATATCATATTCTCGCTTTATCAAAACTCGTACAGAGAACAGAGTTTGAAGTTTGCACAATTGATAGAGAATCAGTTTAAAAACAGAGCAATGCGACATAGCAGGGGTCCAAAACAAGAAAGTTTTTTGGTGCTATACAAAACCAATATGCCAAGTGTATTAATTGAAATTGGTTTTCTCAGCAATAAAGCCGAAGAACAATTTCTTGATTCGGATATTGGTCAGGTTTTGATTGGTTCTGCTATTTATCGGGCTTTTAAAGAATATAAAGCTCATTGGGACTCCCGGGCACAAAATGGAATTAAAAAGAACCAATAG
- the lptC gene encoding LPS export ABC transporter periplasmic protein LptC: protein MVAQTLPSPTEPAEDKTLQIISANELEVITKGVKPARKLIGNVALKQGDVLMKCDSALFFFEENNIEAFGNIHIRQGDSVDIHSERLIYHGNLEKATLYDKVKLNDKTSDITADTLYYFVPARKAVLQNKVHLTDKKNDVYANRVDYYVNTKKAELYKNVRLTDGKVDITAQRMDYDVNLQEGTYSGGGKLVDGNTTLTSQKAHYYGLTKQTIFEENVHLVSPEYDLKTPRLVYDIKTEEAKFSGQSLITDKEGATIKTTEGIYDTKHDRLKLSQRTAVVNQSQTLIANDLDYNKISGLGKARGDVVWKDTSQNVIITSQAADFDDIRQTVLAYDQPMLIQINGNDTLFMTADTLKGFTYPAQTNENSLKDTTKSKDFYAYRNVKLFRTDMQAVCDSLMYSSADSVFRMFYNPVVWSDNHQLFADTILAFTQNNKLKKLDLIRSAFMASKEQVMVFNQIKGKNISGFFNDTTITHIYADGNAESIYYIKDEQEAYNGVNKSESRTLWIYFLKNEVDKIVFVEKPEATFFPIHEVNPADFLLKGFRWYEDRRPQRPAMLISMSK from the coding sequence TTGGTAGCTCAAACATTGCCTTCACCAACTGAACCTGCAGAGGACAAAACCCTGCAGATTATAAGTGCCAATGAATTAGAGGTTATTACAAAAGGAGTAAAACCAGCCCGAAAATTGATTGGTAATGTGGCTCTAAAGCAGGGAGATGTGTTGATGAAATGCGATAGTGCTTTATTCTTCTTTGAAGAAAATAATATTGAAGCTTTTGGCAACATTCATATCCGTCAGGGGGATTCGGTTGATATTCATTCTGAACGCTTAATTTATCATGGCAATCTTGAAAAAGCTACCTTATATGATAAAGTGAAGCTTAATGATAAGACTTCAGATATTACTGCTGATACGCTGTATTATTTTGTGCCGGCAAGAAAGGCAGTGTTGCAAAACAAAGTGCATCTTACTGACAAAAAAAATGATGTTTATGCCAATCGTGTGGACTATTATGTCAACACGAAAAAAGCAGAATTGTATAAAAATGTAAGGCTGACAGATGGAAAAGTGGATATTACCGCACAAAGGATGGACTACGATGTAAATCTTCAGGAAGGAACATATAGCGGAGGAGGTAAATTGGTTGATGGAAACACAACACTGACAAGTCAAAAAGCACATTATTATGGCTTAACGAAACAAACTATTTTTGAGGAGAATGTGCATTTAGTCTCCCCTGAATACGATTTAAAAACGCCAAGATTAGTTTATGACATAAAAACAGAGGAGGCAAAGTTTTCAGGTCAATCATTAATTACAGATAAAGAAGGGGCAACTATTAAAACGACAGAAGGGATTTATGATACCAAACACGACCGTTTGAAACTAAGCCAAAGAACAGCAGTAGTAAATCAGTCCCAAACTTTGATAGCCAATGATTTAGACTATAATAAAATTTCAGGCTTAGGAAAGGCAAGAGGGGACGTGGTTTGGAAAGACACTTCCCAAAATGTGATAATAACTTCTCAGGCTGCTGACTTTGACGACATACGTCAGACAGTCCTCGCTTATGACCAGCCAATGTTGATACAAATCAACGGAAACGATACCTTGTTTATGACCGCTGATACGCTCAAAGGATTTACATATCCTGCCCAAACAAATGAAAACTCACTAAAAGATACCACAAAATCAAAGGATTTTTACGCTTATAGAAATGTTAAATTGTTTAGAACCGATATGCAGGCCGTATGCGACTCATTGATGTATTCTTCGGCAGATTCAGTCTTTAGAATGTTTTACAATCCGGTGGTTTGGTCTGATAATCACCAGCTTTTCGCCGACACAATTTTAGCTTTTACCCAAAATAATAAACTTAAAAAGTTAGATCTAATCAGATCAGCTTTTATGGCAAGCAAAGAACAAGTAATGGTATTTAATCAAATTAAAGGAAAAAATATTTCAGGCTTTTTTAACGATACAACCATTACACATATTTATGCGGATGGAAACGCAGAAAGCATATATTATATAAAAGACGAGCAGGAAGCATACAACGGGGTTAATAAATCAGAAAGCCGGACGTTGTGGATATATTTTTTGAAGAATGAAGTAGATAAAATTGTGTTTGTTGAAAAACCCGAAGCCACTTTTTTTCCAATCCACGAAGTTAATCCTGCCGATTTTTTACTGAAAGGATTTCGTTGGTATGAAGATCGCCGACCTCAGCGTCCGGCAATGCTTATTTCTATGTCTAAATAG
- a CDS encoding alpha/beta hydrolase, translated as MIPLLLLHGALGSAAMFDQLSGLMPKNLSIHCLNFEGHGGQDFNHPVFSIENFALQVIGYLDYHEIPVINVFGYSMGGFVGLYLAKHFPERIGKVVTLATKLNWNPEIAKRETSMLNLSKMEIKVPAFVEELRQRHAPQDISILMNYTIELLTTLGNENPLSPEALGTIECPVMLAVGDRDSMVSVEETMAAYRVLPKGQFWVIPSTPHPFERVDVQRLVFELSCFFNPSS; from the coding sequence ATGATTCCGCTTCTATTATTGCATGGGGCATTGGGCAGTGCTGCAATGTTTGACCAACTTTCAGGTTTAATGCCCAAAAACCTGTCAATTCATTGCCTCAATTTTGAAGGGCATGGAGGTCAGGATTTTAATCATCCGGTTTTTTCAATTGAAAATTTTGCATTACAAGTGATAGGTTACCTTGACTATCACGAAATACCGGTAATCAATGTTTTTGGTTATAGTATGGGTGGATTTGTAGGACTTTATTTGGCTAAACATTTTCCTGAACGTATTGGAAAAGTAGTAACTTTAGCCACAAAATTAAACTGGAACCCAGAAATAGCTAAACGCGAAACTTCAATGCTCAATTTGTCTAAAATGGAGATAAAAGTTCCGGCTTTTGTCGAAGAACTCAGGCAAAGACATGCTCCTCAAGATATATCTATACTGATGAATTATACCATAGAGCTGCTTACAACTTTAGGAAACGAAAATCCGCTTTCTCCCGAAGCACTTGGCACAATTGAATGTCCGGTAATGTTGGCAGTTGGAGATAGAGATAGTATGGTTTCTGTCGAAGAAACCATGGCAGCTTATCGGGTTTTACCTAAAGGGCAATTTTGGGTTATACCTTCAACACCACATCCCTTTGAAAGAGTTGACGTTCAACGCCTTGTTTTTGAATTGTCTTGTTTTTTTAATCCCAGTAGTTGA
- a CDS encoding TonB-dependent receptor produces the protein MKNWVTYLLIFIVFFLEKTEVSAQTPLFTLSGHIHNAKTDEFLPGATVVLDKTTYFAVTDMYGGYQIKQLPAGVYRFQISMLGYVSKDTVIMVGSTNAHIDFRLQPAIIDLKAVEVIGDVLKTGQKEQSLSVVIADKSFFEKNYGNTFSNTIEKIPGLASINTGTGISKPVIRGFYGNRVIVNDFGVKQEGQQWGTDHGLEIDQFNVEKVAIVKGAASLQYGSDALGGVINLTGNPPPATGKGLSGQITSFFRHNNSQFGSSLGIAGHKYHRFFKARYTGQSFADYRVPANTFIYNGYLLPIYNKQLVNTAGHEQSASFQAGTGGKWGSLQGYAGLFEQKAGFFSGAVGIPRSYLLEPDGNDRNVDLPYQYTRHWKGILNGKWVFKKQSVHTDLGLQHNFRQEFSFPHLHGQGPLPVGNLAHELRLTTLSLNTRYNRYPNERRKVVSGHAIQWQENARNGFEFLLPDYNMFQTGVYSTIEQQISDKMTLNGGLRLDFGHINSQSFIIAVWQNDSTISGFQERAPKVVRNFFNYSAAIGVSWYEHENYQVKVNFGKSFRLPSPPELTQNGVHHGTFRHEQGNADLISENGYQFDLFLMAKNTFLIAEFSPFFNFFKDYIYLRPSGFFSLLPDAGQIYQYTQANAIHTGFEFRIEYHPVEKLHLEANADYVYNLNTETGLPLPFTSPFSVFNQADYTIDKLGNYWSELFFALEHQWTAAQNRTDRNEDKTPGYHLLHIATGVTFKVGKHPLRLTFRIQNLLDKSYMNHLSRFRILNLPEQGRNLMLTLNLPVEIGL, from the coding sequence ATGAAAAATTGGGTTACTTATTTATTAATTTTTATCGTGTTTTTTTTAGAAAAAACCGAAGTTTCAGCACAAACTCCCCTGTTTACCTTATCTGGTCATATTCATAATGCTAAAACAGACGAATTTTTACCTGGCGCGACCGTAGTTTTAGATAAAACAACCTATTTCGCCGTAACTGATATGTATGGAGGCTACCAAATAAAACAGCTACCTGCAGGGGTTTACCGGTTTCAAATCAGTATGTTGGGATATGTTTCTAAAGATACGGTTATTATGGTGGGATCTACCAATGCTCATATAGATTTCCGGCTTCAGCCTGCAATCATTGATTTGAAAGCAGTTGAAGTAATTGGCGATGTGCTGAAAACAGGACAGAAAGAGCAATCTTTGAGTGTGGTAATAGCAGACAAGTCTTTTTTTGAAAAAAACTATGGGAACACATTTAGCAATACAATTGAAAAAATTCCTGGTTTGGCATCAATTAACACCGGAACAGGGATATCGAAACCAGTAATCAGGGGTTTTTATGGCAACAGAGTAATAGTGAATGATTTTGGAGTTAAACAAGAGGGGCAACAATGGGGTACAGACCATGGTTTGGAGATAGATCAGTTTAATGTTGAAAAAGTGGCGATAGTTAAGGGTGCCGCATCACTGCAATATGGCTCGGATGCACTTGGTGGAGTTATCAATTTGACAGGAAATCCTCCACCTGCAACAGGAAAAGGGCTTTCGGGACAAATCACTTCTTTCTTTCGCCACAACAATTCTCAGTTTGGCTCCTCTTTGGGTATAGCAGGGCATAAATATCATCGGTTTTTCAAAGCAAGATATACAGGTCAAAGTTTTGCAGATTACCGGGTTCCTGCCAATACTTTTATTTACAATGGATATTTGCTGCCTATTTACAACAAACAATTGGTCAACACAGCCGGGCATGAACAAAGCGCATCATTTCAAGCCGGAACAGGTGGAAAATGGGGAAGTTTACAGGGTTATGCAGGATTATTTGAACAAAAAGCCGGTTTTTTTTCAGGTGCGGTAGGAATTCCTCGCTCATATTTACTTGAACCGGACGGAAATGACCGAAATGTTGATTTGCCTTATCAATATACTCGTCATTGGAAAGGAATTTTGAACGGCAAATGGGTTTTTAAAAAACAATCTGTTCATACAGATTTGGGGCTTCAACACAACTTCCGGCAAGAATTTTCTTTTCCTCATTTGCATGGACAAGGACCTCTGCCCGTAGGAAATCTGGCACATGAACTTCGACTTACAACCCTGAGTTTGAACACCCGTTACAATCGCTATCCGAACGAGCGCCGTAAAGTTGTATCTGGTCACGCCATCCAATGGCAGGAGAACGCAAGAAATGGGTTTGAATTTTTACTCCCTGACTACAATATGTTCCAAACCGGAGTTTATTCGACCATAGAACAACAAATCAGTGATAAAATGACCCTGAATGGGGGCTTGCGTTTAGATTTTGGGCATATAAATTCCCAAAGTTTTATTATTGCGGTTTGGCAAAACGACTCAACTATATCAGGTTTTCAGGAAAGAGCCCCAAAAGTAGTCCGGAATTTTTTTAACTATTCTGCGGCTATTGGAGTTTCCTGGTATGAACATGAAAATTATCAAGTAAAGGTTAATTTTGGCAAATCTTTCAGACTTCCTTCACCTCCCGAATTGACCCAAAATGGAGTTCATCATGGGACTTTCCGCCACGAACAAGGCAATGCTGATTTAATTTCTGAAAACGGCTATCAGTTTGATCTGTTTTTGATGGCAAAAAACACATTTTTGATTGCCGAATTTTCTCCTTTTTTTAACTTTTTTAAAGACTACATTTATCTGCGCCCAAGTGGATTTTTTTCCCTGCTTCCAGATGCCGGGCAAATCTATCAATACACTCAGGCAAATGCCATTCATACAGGTTTTGAATTTCGAATCGAATATCATCCGGTTGAAAAACTTCATTTGGAAGCTAACGCCGACTATGTTTACAACTTAAATACCGAAACCGGACTGCCTTTACCTTTTACCTCTCCTTTTTCGGTTTTTAATCAAGCAGATTATACGATTGATAAATTGGGGAACTATTGGTCAGAACTGTTTTTTGCCTTGGAACATCAATGGACAGCCGCTCAAAACAGAACCGACAGAAACGAAGATAAAACTCCGGGATATCATCTGCTGCATATTGCTACAGGAGTAACTTTTAAAGTCGGAAAACATCCACTACGGCTTACATTCAGAATTCAAAACTTGTTGGATAAATCATACATGAACCATTTGAGCAGGTTTAGAATCCTCAACTTGCCCGAACAAGGCAGAAATCTGATGTTAACCCTCAATTTACCTGTTGAAATTGGCTTATAA